The DNA window CCCAAAGGGAAGGGTTCCAGCACCAAGGACAAGCACCCATGGTGGCAATTTCCGTGCAGGAATTTCTCTTGGTATCTGGTTTGTTCTCACCGGGTATTGAATTGCCTCGGCTCGTGTCCCCATGAACCCTCCCAAAAGAGTGAGTGGCACTGAAATGCAAAACCAGAGGGCCAAAAGGACAAAATATAAGGAGATTGGAATTGCACCAGTGCTTTGGCTTCCCCAGAGAATGAAGTTCAGTATTGTGAGGATAAGAAAGACAATTCCAGGGAAGAAGCACGCAACTGACCAAGAAACAGACCTCCATCCTTCTGAAGTTCCTTTGATGGTTCTCCACAAACGTACTGCAACATAGCCCGCCACAATACCTAGGAAAAGATACAGCAGAATCATCCCTGTCAGCAGCATCCCTCGTGAAGCTGGTGACATGAAACCAAAGGCTGCAAAAATAATAGTAACTACCGCCATCCCTGTAATTTGAACACCATCTCCAACCATAATACAGAGAAGCTTTGAGCAATCTGGTTCTCTGAACACATCACCGACAACAAGCTTCCACCCAGAAAGCTCCTCATTCATCTGTGCTTGAGCTTCTTTGTCCAATTCCTCATACCTTGTCAAATCCCTTCTCACAGTCCttaagaagatgatgaaaacaATACCAGCCAGAAAGAAAATCACCATGAGTGAGTTCAAGATTGAGAACCAGTGAACACGGGCACCTTCCATCTTCAAGTAAGCATCCCATCGTGATGGCCATCTAATTTCACTCTTCACAAATTCAACCTCGTAGGTGAAGGAAATCCTCTCTTGTTCCCTTATGATCTGAGACTTGTCAAGGTCCAAGGGGCAGCTCACAGATGAGACTTTGTCATAAATCTGGTGCTTTATCATCGCATCAGGATCATACTTAACACTGCAAGGAACAACCACGAAACCAACAATCTCGAAACCAGATGCCTTCTTCTCATCAGCTTCAGAGATCACACCCAGACCTTCTTCCCCAGTACCAATTATCTCAACACCACTCCCTTCATATTCATGAACCAAGACAGTGAACTTGAGGTGATTGATTATATAATCATCATTACTATTCTGTGGCGTATACCCAACAGGGAACCCCGTCCACTGAATGTCAATTTCATTTTGCTTGGCATACCTCATCACAGGCAAGTTGTCCAAAATCATGTTCACTTGATATAGATCGTGTGTTCTCTGCTTCAGAAGCTTAACCTCATGCTCGCTCAAAGGCTTGGTGGTACAAAGGTAAACAGACTCATTCACGTTCATTCTAAACCTGTAAGGAGAGTTATCGATCTGATCTCCCATAAGAAGCTCCCCAAGATTCTCCGCACTTTTTTTGACTCCTTCCTTGGGTTGGCAGTAAGGGAGACTGTAGTAACTAAAGGGAAGCTCAGTTTCGATAGAAGTTAAGGAGTTAACTTTGGCAAAGATGGCATCCCCAGGTGAATACGTGTGCATATAGCTACCAGGCAAATAAAAGCCATTACATGCGTTCCCAAACAGAGCCAGCAGAAGGAAAGCCCAGCAGATCATGGGCGCCCTCATTTTGATTACCAGTAAGGTAAAAAGCCACTggatcaaacaaaaacaactttaaGTCAATACCATTCAAACCACCTAATCTTGAGCAACAAAGCTGATGGAATTGACACGAAAACTAGCACGCCGATGTTTAGGGCAAAATAATGGTGATTCTCAACTTCACTTAGGAAATGGCAATAATTAATAGATCCATTAATCAACATAAACACATCCATCTATCTATAGATACATGCATCATCTCAGTATGGTTAGATCTAACTTgggaaaaaaagagttaaatcaATCAATAGCGGGTCGCATCGCATCATAACTAGATCTAAAATCCAAACATATAGCATACACATGCACATGCATCcaattaacaataaatttgGAGAAAGACTTGAGGAGTTACCTCCAATCAATCTAGAAAACTGACAAACGGTCCGGGTGAAGGAAGATCGGATCCGGATCCGGAGATGCCTCCTTCGATCCAAAAGTGTTACGCACAGCTATCTCTTTCTCACTGATATAACAGAAGTGGAAGATTCTTCCGTGATTTTGTTCGCGTGGGGtaaatgaagaagaaggaaaagtaGAGCACGAATCGTGTGTGTGGTGTGCTAAAACGAGAGGGAGGAACAGCTAGGAAACGTACAAGTAAAACGTATACGGAAAACTAGTTGCGGGGTAGCCAGCCAAATCTAAATTtacacattaaaaaaagttttaggtgtcaattaattttttaacgtcattacattaaaaaagataaaatacagtTATTTTGAATTCTCTTataaaagattttgttttattaattatctcATGGTTTTAGTtggaaatattgtttttattttaaaaaaatataattgttaaaataaattaataaaaaaaattgaaaaaaaaaatgtccatATTTAATATGATTGGCTACATGGCATGTTGATCGATGGCATTACAGGAATACAGCCTTCCTTGCGTAACTATTGTCACTTGGTCATTCTCAGGGAAATCCTTTTTTAGTCTTTACCTTGGATAAACGGTATGTAACATCTTTTCCattcaacaaacaatcaaaaaatCGGTGATTGTGCATCATTTTGGTAGTTTAACATGTGATGCAGCTGACcagttaattatatatgatataaatattatatttatataaatacatgtttattaataaaaattttatttatttttaatatttatataatattagattaatgaatctaaatttatgaatttagagtaaagataaagttcatgagacaaaaatattttacaaagaaaattataaagttgttataattatgagatttatatTGCATCAAATCATTATtactaaattatcttatatagagaatgttatcaTTTAATCCTGTTACATGTTGTTTTAATCGAGGTAATAAAAGGGCAGACATTGAGTATTGcatgaactatatgaatgtACTTCAGTGATCAAAAGAGGATTaatcaccctaggtgaattagagaaaatgtttcatctgttctcaaatagtattgaccgAGAAATTCTTAgctaaggtggaatgagatttgaaaagagtttcaaatcttattcaaatgattaatgactattatgtagagaacaaacTGATTTAATATGACAAACATATTTCatgctttaatattaaattagaacattattaatgaaatgatattaattatattgagAAATCGATCGCTGAAAGATTAAGTCAAATCattaatgacttttctaatatttgagagATGATGACACATTGCTAGATGATGACACATTGCTAGATGATGcacctgatcttcaaatataaattaatcaattattgaattgataataaattaaattgtttaatttatttaattctatttcatTAGAGTTATAATTTGTATTTGCACTAACATGTTAGGAACCTAATaagtcacacacattaagaaccattagtaagaaattaaactgggatgatttaattaagtataacttgattaaaatatattttagaaattaaatactagaatataattaatacatggattatatttctaaacctagaaaaatcaagtaaggacttcattgagttaatttctaaaatcgtcctgaattaatatatggatactATTTAAGttgcaaattgatattttttttaatttataaggtgTTTTAGATTTTACTATAAgttataccttttatttttgtatggtTGTTTGTTAGACGGAAAAACTATTTAAGTCATAGAATAGAGAactaaaactctagatataatTATCTTTCTCTTCTAAATATGGATTTTAAGAGATTTATAAttggtggttcgtgtggatCACTGTcgatttataatttatgataacttaatttttaaacaattattcaaaaccgaataaaatcatcttcaggtaataaatctCTAAATGACTCTAAATctatctaataaaattataaaaattcttaaataattttattttattattttcaactaACGCATACATCAGCTCGAATGAATTGAATGAACTTTAAACTTGGTGAGGGACTATCCTCGCCACACAGGAATGATTCCTTGAGCTGCCAAGCGCTTTTCCACCCAAAAAACGATGTGTTTTTCAGTAATTTTCTTCTCATCGATCAGAAAAGGCTCAACTGTGCTGACCCCTGAACCGTAGGATGATAGAGAAAACCCTTTTGGACCTGCCGGCAACAAGAAAATGACGCCGGGTTTCATGTAAAATGAAAGATTGATAGGCTACAGTTTGAACTCTCAAGCTGCTATAAAATGAGAGCACCTGTGAGGACTCCGTCAGGGAAGAAGGCCCAAAATGAATAAGGAGTGCCCTTCTTTAGGAAGGAGCCTTCCAACTGGAAAAGGTCGGAGCAATTTTGGATAGCTTACAATGACATTTTAGGCTAAAATACAGCAATGAAACAAAGTGGAATACTGACTCTTTTGTCTTCGAAAGATAGCTCGAGTTCAGTGATATGATCTTGAGCCTCAAGAGTTGCTTTCAAAGAAGGGATCACATCCTCCTCCATCAACTGAGAAAGTGGCTTAGCAGGACTTTTTTTGGGCTTTGTCGGTGCCTTCTTTTCAACTTGGCTTTACCTCATTTGCATCTGCTGCAACTATTGAACCATAACAAAATAGTCAGAGTTTTCTTCATTGAATAAGTACTAGCTAGAGCTAGTACTTATGCACCAAGAATGAGGCAGCTTACCAGTGGAAGCAGACGATTCTTGCACAGCTGAGAACGTGATTCTTCTACGCGGTATTACTGACTTGCTAGCCATCTGCTGCTGTGCTCGTCACACGGATCATACAAAATTAAGCCCCatgtatatttttagattagccGAAGCTATATCTAAATGGTGGTTTTTAAGGTATCCTCACTGCATTCTTGATCTTTCTTTCTGCATTTTTTGCAGGCAAAGGGACAACCTACAGCTTCAGGCAGAcaaattttagtaaaattataaatctcaGTTGAgttgaattttccttttctatctctttcatgaaaataaataatttccaaATGGATTAAAACCCCCACAACCAAGCCTAACTTACTTCTTTCTTCTCCGAGGTTTAATTGCTCAATttcagaattttctttttttttttaaaaaaaaaaagagcaaaaaatgaaatagaatcGGCACAAATGATTGCATGCATTTTagaggtgagaaaaaaaccagaaaaccgattaaatcgagaaaaccggaaaaaaaaaactgaaaaaaccgaaccgaaaaaaaaaaaccgattaaatttttgaaaaaaccggccggttcggttcggtttcagttttataagcaaaaaaccgaaccgaacccgacaaaaaaccggaaaaaaaaccgagccaaaccggaaaaaccgagccaaaccgaaaaaacgagccaaaaccggaaaaaaccgagccaaaaccgagaaaccgagccaaaccggtttgaaccggtttttgccctaaaaaaccgaaccgaaccgaaaccggtcggtttgacccggtttcggtttttttttcaaaaaaaaaaatttcggtttggttatttttttgataaaaaccaaaccgaaccgaaaataatctc is part of the Populus trichocarpa isolate Nisqually-1 chromosome 2, P.trichocarpa_v4.1, whole genome shotgun sequence genome and encodes:
- the LOC7489854 gene encoding transmembrane 9 superfamily member 12; translation: MRAPMICWAFLLLALFGNACNGFYLPGSYMHTYSPGDAIFAKVNSLTSIETELPFSYYSLPYCQPKEGVKKSAENLGELLMGDQIDNSPYRFRMNVNESVYLCTTKPLSEHEVKLLKQRTHDLYQVNMILDNLPVMRYAKQNEIDIQWTGFPVGYTPQNSNDDYIINHLKFTVLVHEYEGSGVEIIGTGEEGLGVISEADEKKASGFEIVGFVVVPCSVKYDPDAMIKHQIYDKVSSVSCPLDLDKSQIIREQERISFTYEVEFVKSEIRWPSRWDAYLKMEGARVHWFSILNSLMVIFFLAGIVFIIFLRTVRRDLTRYEELDKEAQAQMNEELSGWKLVVGDVFREPDCSKLLCIMVGDGVQITGMAVVTIIFAAFGFMSPASRGMLLTGMILLYLFLGIVAGYVAVRLWRTIKGTSEGWRSVSWSVACFFPGIVFLILTILNFILWGSQSTGAIPISLYFVLLALWFCISVPLTLLGGFMGTRAEAIQYPVRTNQIPREIPARKLPPWVLVLGAGTLPFGTLFIELFFILSSIWLGRFYYVFGFLLIVLLLLVIVCAEVSVVLTYMHLCVEDWRWWWKAFYASGSVSIFVFLYSINYLVFDLQSLSGPVSAILYLGYSLIIAVAIMLSTGTIGFLTSFYFVHYLFSSVKID